The proteins below are encoded in one region of Triticum aestivum cultivar Chinese Spring chromosome 1B, IWGSC CS RefSeq v2.1, whole genome shotgun sequence:
- the LOC123096083 gene encoding uncharacterized protein, whose protein sequence is MLGRAGSAKKASKFEDSDSSSRMSRPRAMSELPHRAATRVPTRPRTATVAVGAVASGGVRPRGVGVGRGAAPRSPLHEKKPAGAVAGGGGGAGPRAAELEAKLGKAHDQLAAMREQLAAAEKARKDARGAFAEAKKRFAANAKKREAASSVPAAQDTNVRPPEQKQQEEEAEVVAEDVVNGDGEETSGMVDRENNESRVEEVAEKTADNGDEASNSIAVVGDDDGGDEGNLEAGQLWTKLVAKDREVYELRAKLMLKDMEVDAQKLELTAKDANIGTLVAELVAKDA, encoded by the exons ATGCTCGGGCGCGCGGGGTCCGCCAAGAAGGCGAGCAAGTTCGAGGACTCGGACAGCAGCAGCCGCATGTCACGACCCAG GGCCATGTCTGAGCTGCCGCACCGGGCCGCGACTCGCGTGCCCACGCGCCCGAGGACGGCGACTGTGGCCGTGGGCGCCGTGGCGAGTGGCGGCGTGCGTCCCCGTGGTGTCGGCGTCGGCCGAGGGGCGGCGCCTCGCAGCCCACTGCACGAG AAGAAACCCGCAGGTGCGGTcgctggtggtggcggtggtgcagggccgcgggcggcggagctgGAGGCCAAGCTGGGGAAGGCGCACGACCAGCTTGCAGCGATGCGGGAGCAGCTCGCGGCCGCCGAGAAGGCCAGGAAGGACGCGCGCGGCGCGTTCGCCGAGGCCAAGAAGCGGTTCGCCGCGAACGCGAAGAAGAGGGAAGCCGCCTCTTCGGTGCCGGCCGCACAGGATACCAATGTGCGGCCGCCAGAACagaagcagcaggaggaggaggcagaagttGTCGCAGAGGACGTTGTAAACGGCGACGGCGAGGAGACAAGTGGCATGGTCGACCGCGAGAACAATGAGTCCCGGGTTGAGGAGGTGGCCGAGAAGACGGCTGATAATGGCGATGAGGCGAGCAACAGTATTGCCGTCGTTGGAGACGACGATGGTGGCGATGAGGGGAACCTGGAGGCCGGCCAGCTGTGGACCAAGCTTGTGGCCAAAGACAGGGAGGTGTACGAGCTGAGGGCGAAGCTGATGCTGAAGGACATGGAGGTCGACGCGCAGAAATTGGAGCTGACGGCGAAGGACGCGAACATCGGCACGCTGGTGGCAGAGCTGGTCGCAAAGGACGCCTAG
- the LOC123080077 gene encoding interactor of constitutive active ROPs 1-like, translating into FAALRAENSELTKTASDAAEADRKTTAAKAREAERALMDSAAREARLGERLRESERAREALEAEARRIRVQREQWRKAAEEAAAVLGGAGHHVGTEETDEDKQRDAGEVDSGVKRKPAGGAVRLLADLWKKRASK; encoded by the coding sequence TTCGCCGCTCTCAGAGCCGAGAACTCCGAGCTGACGAAGACGGCCTCCGACGCCGCCGAGGCCGACAGGAAGACGACGGCCGCGAAGGCGAGGGAAGCCGAGCGCGCGCTGATGGACAGCGCGGCGCGTGAGGCCCGGCTGGGCGAGCGGCTGAGGGAGTCGGAGCGCGCGCGGGAGGCGCTGGAGGCCGAGGCGCGCCGCATCCGCGTCCAGAGAGAGCAGTGGCGCAAGGCGGCCGAGGAGGCCGCGGCGGTGCTCGGCGGCGCGGGTCACCACGTTGGCACGGAGGAGACGGACGAGGACAAGCAGCGGGACGCGGGAGAGGTGGACTCCGGTGTGAAGAGGAAGCCGGCCGGCGGCGCCGTGCGGCTGCTCGCCGACCTGTGGAAGAAGAGGGCGTCGAAGTGA